Proteins from a genomic interval of Candidatus Latescibacterota bacterium:
- a CDS encoding transposase, translating into MPDLERLIHLYCCSNFRDRLSSPVSLANEIGVSRSSLYRWVSEADTLEMAVNSEPPSFTESMQRLSNMKRPQDWSAEEKLTAVLEAATLSEEELGAFLRSRGLHEAQLQQWRDQMLVGLEPKTVKRAETKRILALEKELRRKEKALAETAALLVLKKKAQDIWGDEDEDTDS; encoded by the coding sequence ATGCCTGATTTGGAGAGGCTTATCCACTTATACTGCTGTTCAAATTTCCGGGACCGGCTCTCAAGTCCGGTATCTTTAGCTAACGAGATAGGTGTTTCACGCAGTTCCCTCTACCGATGGGTGAGTGAAGCTGATACGCTGGAGATGGCTGTTAACTCCGAGCCACCCTCATTTACTGAATCTATGCAAAGGCTGTCCAATATGAAACGACCCCAAGACTGGAGTGCTGAAGAGAAACTGACTGCCGTATTGGAAGCCGCAACACTTTCTGAAGAAGAGTTGGGTGCTTTTTTACGCAGTCGGGGTTTGCATGAGGCCCAGCTTCAGCAGTGGCGGGATCAGATGCTCGTTGGCCTGGAACCGAAGACGGTGAAGCGTGCCGAGACCAAACGGATCCTTGCGCTGGAGAAGGAACTCCGACGCAAGGAGAAGGCGTTGGCGGAAACCGCCGCTTTGCTGGTCCTCAAAAAAAAAGCCCAGGACATCTGGGGGGACGAGGACGAAGACACGGACAGCTAG